From the Rhinolophus sinicus isolate RSC01 linkage group LG02, ASM3656204v1, whole genome shotgun sequence genome, one window contains:
- the MYF5 gene encoding myogenic factor 5: MDMMDSCQFSPSEYFYDGSCIPSPEGEFGDEFEPRVAAFGAHKAELQGSDEDEHVRAPTGHHQAGHCLMWACKACKRKSTTMDRRKAATMRERRRLKKVNQAFETLKRCTTTNPNQRLPKVEILRNAIRYIESLQELLREQVENYYSLPGQSCSEPTSPTSNCSDGMPECNSPVWSRKSSSFDSIYCPDISNVYATDKSSLSSLDCLSSIVDRITNSEQPGLPLQDSASLSPVANTDSQPTTPGASSSRLIYHVL, translated from the exons ATGGACATGATGGATAGCTGCCAGTTCTCGCCTTCTGAGTATTTCTATGACGGCTCCTGTATCCCGTCCCCCGAGGGCGAATTCGGGGATGAGTTTGAGCCACGAGTGGCTGCCTTCGGGGCGCACAAAGCAGAGCTGCAAGGCTCAGACGAGGATGAGCACGTGCGGGCACCTACGGGCCACCACCAGGCTGGCCACTGCCTCATGTGGGCCTGCAAAGCATGCAAGAGAAAGTCCACTACCATGGATAGGCGGAAGGCGGCCACCATGCGTGAGCGCAGACGCCTGAAGAAGGTCAATCAGGCTTTTGAGACACTCAAGAGGTGCACCACGACCAACCCCAACCAGAGGTTGCCCAAGGTGGAGATCCTCAGGAATGCCATCCGCTACATCGAGAGCCTGCAGGAGCTGCTAAGGGAGCAGGTGGAGAACTACTACAGCCTGCCGGGACAGAGCTGCTCCGAGcccaccagccccacctccaACTGCTCAGATGGCATG CCTGAATGTAACAGCCCTGTCTGGTCCAGAAAGAGCAGCAGTTTTGACAGCATCTACTGTCCTGATATATCAAATG TATATGCCACAGATAAAAGCTCCTTATCCAGCCTCGATTGCTTATCCAGCATAGTGGATCGGATCACCAACTCAGAGCAACCTGGATTGCCTCTCCAGGACTCGGCTTCTCTCTCCCCAGTTGCCAACACTGATTCACAGCCTACAACTCCAGGGGCCTCTAGTTCCAGGCTCATCTATCATGTGCTATGA
- the MYF6 gene encoding myogenic factor 6 — MMMDLFETGSYFFYLDGENVTLQPLEVAEGSPLYPGSDGTLSPCQDQMPPEAGSDSSGEEHVLAPPGLQPPHCPGQCLIWACKTCKRKSAPTDRRKAATLRERRRLKKINEAFEALKRRTVANPNQRLPKVEILRSAISYIERLQDLLHRLDQQEKMQELGVDPFSYRPKQENLEGADFLRTCSSQWPSVSDHSRGLVITAKEGGASIDSSASSSLRCLSSIVDSISSEECKLPCVEEVVEK, encoded by the exons ATGATGATGGACCTTTTTGAAACTGGCTCCTATTTCTTCTACCTGGACGGAGAAAATGTTACCCTGCAGCCATTAGAAGTGGCAGAGGGCTCTCCTTTGTACCCAGGGAGTGATGGTACCCTATCACCCTGCCAGGACCAAATGCCCCCGGAAGCTGGGAGCGACAGCAGCGGAGAGGAACATGTCCTGGCGCCCCCAGGCCTACAGCCTCCCCACTGCCCCGGCCAGTGTCTGATCTGGGCTTGCAAGACATGTAAGAGAAAATCTGCCCCCACCGACAGACGGAAAGCCGCCACCCTGCGCGAGAGGAGGCGGCTAAAGAAAATCAACGAGGCCTTCGAGGCACTGAAGCGGCGGACTGTGGCCAACCCCAACCAGAGGCTGCCCAAGGTGGAGATTCTGCGGAGCGCCATCAGCTACATTGAGCGGCTGCAGGACCTGCTGCACCGGCTGGATCAGCAGGAGAAAATGCAGGAGCTAGGGGTGGACCCCTTCAGCTACAGACCCAAGCAAGAGAAT CTTGAGGGTGCGGATTTCCTGCGCACctgcagctcccagtggccaagTGTTTCGGATCATTCCAGGGGGCTCGTGATAACTGCCAAGGAAG GAGGGGCAAGCATTGATTCGTCGGCCTCGAGTAGCCTTCGGTGCCTTTCTTCCATCGTGGACAGCATTTCTTCGGAGGAATGCAAACTCCCTTGCGTGGAGGAGGTGGTGGAGAAGTAA